One stretch of Bosea vaviloviae DNA includes these proteins:
- a CDS encoding MurR/RpiR family transcriptional regulator: MSQTLRQRLQACLTGGSRADKALASYMLARMPSLPFETAASLAEKVSLSEPTVGRFCRTLGYRSLKDLKASLADEIGDSPWLISDRLRDFQQRSRAGDDQLARSLELEIAGLVRLYELAQSEEWKRVARRLASAPVVYITGFQTERGLAQYLANQLQYLRDGVHLVDLAAGNFSELLLPDEPGRCLVIFEARRYSRMAKVLAREAKAAGIATTLVTDSFCDWGRGLVDEMLVVSTEFNLFWDSTAQMASLSNLLINAVFVELGPQVEQRLNRMAELYGRFTGHVGDNSGPLD; the protein is encoded by the coding sequence ATGTCGCAGACACTCCGCCAGAGATTGCAGGCCTGCCTCACTGGGGGCTCCCGCGCCGACAAGGCGCTGGCGAGCTACATGCTGGCGCGGATGCCGAGCCTGCCATTCGAGACGGCCGCGAGCCTGGCCGAGAAGGTTTCGTTGAGCGAGCCGACGGTGGGGCGCTTCTGCCGGACGCTCGGCTACAGGAGCCTGAAGGATCTCAAGGCGAGCCTCGCCGATGAGATCGGCGACAGCCCCTGGCTGATCAGCGACCGGCTGCGCGATTTCCAGCAGCGCAGCCGCGCCGGGGACGACCAGCTGGCGCGCAGCCTCGAGCTCGAGATCGCCGGCCTCGTCAGGCTCTACGAGCTTGCCCAGAGCGAGGAGTGGAAGCGCGTGGCGCGCCGGCTCGCCAGCGCGCCCGTGGTCTACATCACCGGCTTCCAGACCGAGCGCGGGCTGGCGCAATACCTCGCCAACCAGCTCCAATACCTGCGCGACGGCGTGCATCTCGTCGACCTCGCCGCCGGCAATTTCTCCGAGCTCCTGCTCCCGGACGAGCCCGGGCGCTGCCTGGTGATCTTCGAGGCGCGGCGCTATTCGCGCATGGCAAAAGTGCTGGCGCGGGAAGCAAAGGCTGCCGGCATCGCGACCACGCTCGTCACCGATTCCTTCTGCGACTGGGGGCGCGGGCTGGTCGACGAGATGCTGGTCGTCTCGACCGAGTTCAACCTGTTCTGGGACTCGACCGCCCAGATGGCGAGCCTGAGCAACCTCCTGATCAACGCCGTCTTCGTCGAGCTCGGCCCGCAGGTCGAGCAGCGGCTGAACCGGATGGCGGAGCTCTATGGCCGCTTCACCGGCCATGTCGGCGACAATTCCGGCCCGCTCGACTGA
- a CDS encoding SGNH/GDSL hydrolase family protein: MKAALASAWSRYALGAMTGLGAVLGLTALGLAILVAWDSATPADNSPPTMIALAILGDSSSHSYQDSLSFPPGSADRGGVFHARTFQWTEALARLRGHELNPGPWVRWGRADQIAWLRDLIGLHAGRTPRKEDYLYNFANSGATCRNLMGGPLQRHSQAPRLVELMDHDPGRWRNGVVVIRIGNNDWSALLDDQARDPRAPRVRAAAAYCAEQIAAAIRLIHAAHPKTRILLVGTDNEVNEPAIDKRYPAAAIANIQTAFDDFNAQLRELASTDARIAFFDLGAWFEGLWGRRAPDGTAAFKTVTIGGKLRVTNTVGDEPTNAELADHHGGLVWNALWAQSLVMRLREAFDLPLTPISDEEVARFVTTQ, translated from the coding sequence ATGAAAGCCGCCCTGGCCAGCGCGTGGTCGAGATACGCGCTTGGCGCGATGACGGGACTTGGTGCTGTGCTCGGCCTCACTGCTCTGGGCCTGGCCATCCTGGTCGCGTGGGACAGCGCCACCCCGGCCGACAATTCGCCACCGACCATGATCGCGCTGGCGATTCTCGGTGATTCCAGCAGCCATTCCTATCAGGATAGCCTGAGCTTCCCGCCGGGCTCCGCCGACCGTGGCGGCGTGTTCCACGCCCGTACCTTCCAGTGGACCGAAGCGTTGGCGCGCCTGCGCGGCCATGAGCTCAATCCCGGACCGTGGGTACGCTGGGGACGGGCTGACCAAATAGCCTGGTTGCGCGATTTGATCGGGCTGCATGCCGGCCGGACGCCAAGGAAGGAGGATTACCTTTATAATTTCGCGAATTCCGGCGCCACTTGCAGGAATTTGATGGGTGGTCCGCTACAGCGTCATTCTCAGGCGCCGCGACTGGTGGAGCTGATGGACCATGACCCTGGGCGCTGGCGCAACGGCGTCGTCGTCATCCGGATCGGCAACAACGACTGGTCGGCGCTGCTGGATGACCAGGCGCGCGATCCCAGGGCGCCCAGGGTGCGTGCTGCGGCAGCGTATTGCGCGGAACAGATCGCGGCTGCCATACGCCTGATCCATGCCGCTCATCCCAAGACCCGCATCCTGTTGGTCGGCACGGATAATGAGGTCAATGAACCGGCGATCGACAAACGTTATCCCGCCGCAGCCATCGCCAACATTCAAACCGCCTTCGACGACTTCAACGCCCAGTTACGCGAGCTGGCCAGTACCGACGCACGCATCGCCTTCTTCGATCTCGGAGCCTGGTTTGAGGGCCTTTGGGGCAGGCGCGCCCCTGACGGCACTGCGGCATTCAAGACAGTCACCATTGGCGGAAAGCTGCGCGTAACCAACACAGTCGGGGACGAGCCCACTAATGCGGAGCTGGCGGATCATCACGGCGGTCTTGTCTGGAATGCGCTATGGGCACAATCGCTTGTCATGCGCCTGCGCGAGGCCTTCGACCTGCCTTTGACACCGATCAGCGACGAGGAAGTGGCACGCTTCGTCACCACCCAGTGA
- a CDS encoding NAD(P)/FAD-dependent oxidoreductase, whose protein sequence is MTTATEQAQTGQAGIRQAQTRQAQTRQADVIVLGAGIIGVSAALHLQERGRSVLLVDRGEPGGQTSHGNAGLIERSSVVPYAFPRDLATLAAFASNRSIAVRYRPATLLRMAPWLARYWWNSAPERLDRLGRAILPLIERSIDEHRHWAVAAGTEALMRGEGWVELYRNPRALEQAVSAAAGLHGYGLTYDVLDLETLRALEPALLLGAAAGALHWRDPVTVSDPGAVTRAYAGLFAARGGTLVKADALELRQEGAQWRLPTEAGDWRAAEVVVALGPWSGDLYERFGYRFPLAFKRGYHMHYAAVNEAVPQHPLCDAQAGFVLSAMQRGIRLTTGIELAGRDEPSDNWQLDQAETIARRIMPLGQRLDAQPWRGARPCLPDMLPVIGRAARHSGLWFAFGHAHHGFTLGPVTGRLLAEAMTGAPAFCDLKPFAADRF, encoded by the coding sequence ATGACGACTGCAACAGAACAGGCGCAAACAGGGCAGGCCGGAATACGCCAGGCGCAGACACGACAGGCCCAGACACGGCAAGCCGACGTGATCGTTCTCGGGGCCGGCATCATCGGCGTCAGCGCGGCCCTGCATCTGCAGGAGCGCGGCCGCAGCGTCCTGCTGGTCGATCGCGGTGAACCGGGAGGGCAAACCAGCCATGGCAATGCCGGGCTGATCGAGCGCTCCTCCGTCGTCCCCTACGCCTTCCCGCGCGATCTCGCGACGCTTGCCGCCTTCGCCTCGAACCGTTCCATCGCCGTGCGCTACCGGCCGGCGACGCTCTTGCGGATGGCGCCCTGGCTGGCGCGCTACTGGTGGAATTCGGCGCCGGAGCGGCTCGACAGGCTGGGTCGCGCCATCCTGCCGTTGATCGAGCGCAGCATCGATGAGCATCGACACTGGGCGGTGGCCGCCGGCACGGAAGCGCTGATGCGCGGCGAGGGCTGGGTCGAGCTCTACCGGAACCCGCGCGCGCTCGAGCAGGCGGTTTCCGCCGCGGCGGGCTTGCACGGCTACGGGCTCACCTATGATGTGCTGGACCTTGAGACCTTGCGCGCCCTGGAGCCTGCTTTGCTGCTCGGCGCTGCCGCAGGCGCCTTGCATTGGCGCGACCCCGTCACCGTCAGCGATCCCGGTGCGGTGACGCGCGCCTATGCCGGGCTGTTCGCCGCGCGCGGCGGCACGCTGGTGAAGGCGGACGCGCTGGAGTTGCGCCAGGAGGGTGCGCAATGGCGCCTGCCAACCGAGGCCGGAGACTGGCGGGCAGCGGAGGTCGTCGTGGCGCTCGGGCCCTGGTCGGGCGATCTCTATGAGCGCTTCGGCTATCGCTTCCCGCTCGCTTTCAAGCGCGGCTACCATATGCATTACGCCGCCGTGAACGAGGCTGTGCCGCAGCACCCGCTCTGCGATGCGCAGGCGGGTTTCGTGCTGAGCGCGATGCAGCGCGGCATTCGCCTGACCACCGGCATCGAGCTTGCCGGCCGCGACGAGCCCTCGGACAACTGGCAGCTCGACCAGGCGGAGACGATCGCGCGGCGGATCATGCCGCTCGGCCAGCGCCTGGATGCGCAGCCATGGCGCGGCGCGCGCCCCTGCCTGCCCGACATGCTGCCGGTGATCGGCCGGGCTGCCCGGCATAGCGGCCTGTGGTTCGCCTTCGGCCACGCCCATCACGGCTTCACCCTGGGCCCAGTCACCGGGCGGCTCCTGGCGGAAGCGATGACCGGCGCGCCGGCCTTCTGCGACCTCAAACCCTTCGCGGCCGATCGCTTCTAG
- the paoC gene encoding aldehyde oxidoreductase molybdenum-binding subunit PaoC, with translation MKFDTQATTNPIDRLKVIGQPLDRIDGPRKATGTARYAYEQHDVAPNQAYGHVVGSAIAKGRITGMDLAAARQAPGVLTIVTAQSAGKLDKGRYNTASLLGGPEIQHYHQAVALVVAETFEQARAAAQLVKVRYSDAKGSFDLAAVMDSAPDAPADGETPTQTAVGDFAGAFAAAPVKLDQSYSTPDQAHAMMEPHASIARWEGDKLTLWTSNQMIAWSAGDMAKTLGIPRENVRLISPFIGGGFGGKLFNRADALLAALGARAAGRPVKVALTRPMMFNNTTHRPATIQRIRIGATPDGKITAIGHESWSGDLKDGGPEVATQQTRLLYAGANRMTSLKLAVLDLPEGNAMRAPGEAPGLMALEIAMDEMAEKLGLDPIEFRIRNDTQVDPEKPQRPFSQRRLVECLRLGAERFGWDKRSATPATVRDGKWLVGIGVASAFRNNLVMKSGARVRLDRDGTVTVQSDMTDIGTGSYTIIAQTAAEMMGLAIDKVKVELGDSSFPVSAGSGGQWGANSATAGVYAACVKLREAVLQKLGINTADAVFEDGAVRSGNRAVPLAFAAREADIAVEDTIEFGDLDKTHQQSTFGGHFVEVGVDAATGEVRLRRMLAVCAAGRILNPKSARSQVIGAMTMGAGAALMEDLVIDRRRGFFVNHDLAGYEVPVHADIPHQDVVFLDETDPMSSPMKAKGVGELGICGVGAAVANAVYNATGVRVRNYPITLDKLLDKLPSVS, from the coding sequence ATGAAGTTCGACACACAAGCCACCACCAATCCAATCGACAGGCTCAAGGTCATCGGGCAGCCGCTGGACCGGATCGACGGGCCGCGCAAGGCGACCGGCACGGCCCGCTACGCCTATGAGCAGCACGATGTCGCGCCGAACCAGGCCTATGGCCATGTCGTCGGCTCGGCCATCGCCAAGGGCCGGATCACCGGAATGGACCTTGCCGCCGCGCGGCAGGCGCCCGGCGTGTTGACCATCGTCACAGCGCAGAGCGCCGGCAAGCTCGACAAGGGCAGATACAACACCGCCAGCCTGCTGGGCGGCCCGGAGATCCAGCACTACCATCAGGCGGTGGCTCTCGTCGTAGCCGAGACCTTCGAGCAGGCCCGCGCTGCCGCGCAGTTGGTCAAAGTGCGTTATTCGGACGCGAAGGGCAGCTTCGATCTCGCCGCCGTCATGGACAGCGCTCCCGATGCGCCGGCCGACGGGGAGACACCGACCCAGACGGCCGTCGGCGACTTCGCGGGCGCCTTCGCCGCCGCGCCGGTGAAACTCGACCAGAGCTATTCGACGCCCGATCAGGCCCACGCGATGATGGAGCCGCACGCCTCCATCGCGCGCTGGGAGGGCGACAAGCTGACGCTGTGGACCTCGAACCAGATGATCGCCTGGAGTGCGGGTGACATGGCCAAGACGCTGGGCATTCCCAGGGAGAACGTCCGGCTGATCTCGCCCTTCATCGGCGGCGGCTTCGGCGGCAAGCTTTTCAACCGCGCCGACGCGCTGCTGGCGGCGCTGGGCGCGCGGGCGGCCGGGCGGCCGGTCAAGGTCGCCCTGACGCGGCCGATGATGTTCAACAACACCACCCACCGTCCGGCGACGATCCAGCGCATTCGCATTGGCGCGACGCCCGACGGCAAGATCACCGCGATCGGACATGAGAGCTGGTCCGGGGATCTGAAGGATGGCGGGCCGGAGGTCGCGACGCAGCAGACGCGCCTGCTCTATGCCGGCGCCAACCGGATGACCTCGCTGAAGCTAGCGGTCCTCGATCTTCCCGAGGGCAATGCGATGCGCGCACCGGGCGAGGCGCCGGGCCTGATGGCGCTGGAGATCGCCATGGACGAAATGGCGGAGAAACTCGGCCTGGACCCGATCGAGTTCCGCATTCGCAACGACACCCAGGTCGATCCGGAGAAGCCGCAGCGGCCGTTCTCGCAGCGCCGCCTGGTCGAGTGCCTGCGCCTGGGTGCGGAGCGTTTCGGCTGGGACAAGCGCTCAGCGACACCAGCTACCGTCCGGGACGGCAAATGGCTCGTCGGCATCGGCGTCGCCTCCGCCTTCCGCAACAACCTCGTCATGAAGTCCGGCGCACGGGTCCGGCTCGATCGCGACGGCACCGTCACGGTCCAATCCGACATGACCGACATCGGCACCGGCAGCTACACCATCATCGCCCAGACGGCCGCAGAAATGATGGGCCTGGCCATCGACAAGGTGAAGGTCGAACTCGGCGACTCGAGTTTCCCTGTCTCTGCCGGCTCCGGCGGCCAGTGGGGAGCAAACTCGGCGACCGCGGGCGTCTACGCGGCCTGCGTCAAACTGCGCGAGGCCGTGCTGCAAAAACTCGGAATCAACACGGCCGATGCGGTGTTCGAAGATGGCGCCGTGAGATCGGGCAATCGCGCCGTCCCGCTGGCGTTTGCCGCGCGCGAGGCCGATATCGCCGTCGAGGATACGATCGAGTTCGGCGACCTCGACAAGACGCACCAGCAATCGACCTTCGGCGGCCATTTCGTCGAGGTCGGCGTGGACGCCGCCACCGGCGAGGTCCGGCTCCGGCGCATGCTCGCCGTCTGCGCGGCGGGGCGCATCCTCAACCCCAAATCCGCCCGCAGCCAGGTCATCGGCGCGATGACGATGGGCGCGGGCGCGGCCCTGATGGAGGATCTCGTCATCGACCGGCGCCGCGGCTTCTTCGTCAATCACGACCTGGCGGGTTACGAGGTTCCCGTCCACGCCGACATCCCCCACCAGGACGTCGTCTTCCTCGATGAGACCGACCCGATGTCGTCACCGATGAAGGCCAAGGGCGTGGGCGAACTCGGCATCTGCGGTGTGGGAGCGGCGGTCGCCAATGCGGTCTACAATGCCACCGGCGTGCGCGTGCGCAATTATCCGATCACCTTGGACAAGCTGCTCGACAAGCTGCCATCGGTGAGCTGA
- a CDS encoding ABC transporter permease: MSRPSLAARLARSPRGAICALFLIALVCCAIFAPWIAPYDYAAQQLSIANTSPSPAHWLGTDEFGRDLLSRIIQGARTSLSVSVLSIALSVLAGATLGAAAGYFGGVFDRVVTVLVDLTWSFPEILLALILIAILGPGLHSTAIAIAIAYLAQFTRLTRAQVMALRGELFIDAAVAAGAHPGRVLFRHLLPNAMTPVIVAGMLATGDAIVLEATLGFFGLGAQPPVPSWGAMMSSGTAQIFIAPWIIIFPGLVIATTVIAINLFGDALIEALDIRASLRDG; encoded by the coding sequence ATGAGCCGTCCGTCGCTGGCCGCCCGCCTTGCCCGCTCGCCGCGCGGCGCCATCTGCGCGCTGTTCCTGATCGCGCTCGTCTGCTGCGCCATCTTCGCGCCCTGGATCGCGCCTTACGACTATGCCGCCCAGCAGCTCTCGATCGCCAATACGTCGCCCTCCCCGGCGCATTGGCTCGGCACCGACGAGTTCGGGCGCGACCTGCTCTCGCGCATCATCCAGGGCGCGCGCACCTCGCTCAGCGTCAGCGTGCTGTCGATCGCGCTGTCGGTGCTCGCGGGAGCGACGCTTGGCGCCGCCGCCGGCTATTTCGGCGGCGTCTTCGACCGCGTCGTCACCGTCCTCGTCGACCTGACCTGGTCCTTCCCCGAGATCCTGCTGGCGCTGATCCTGATCGCGATCCTGGGCCCGGGGCTGCATTCCACCGCGATCGCCATCGCGATCGCCTATCTCGCCCAGTTCACCCGATTGACGCGTGCGCAGGTGATGGCGCTGCGGGGCGAGCTCTTCATCGATGCGGCGGTGGCGGCCGGCGCCCATCCCGGCCGCGTGCTCTTCCGCCATCTTCTGCCCAATGCGATGACCCCGGTCATCGTCGCCGGCATGCTGGCGACGGGCGACGCCATCGTGCTCGAGGCGACGCTGGGCTTCTTCGGGCTCGGCGCGCAGCCGCCAGTCCCGAGCTGGGGGGCGATGATGAGCTCCGGCACGGCGCAGATCTTCATCGCGCCCTGGATCATCATCTTTCCCGGGCTCGTCATCGCCACCACCGTGATCGCCATCAACCTGTTCGGGGACGCGCTGATCGAGGCGCTCGATATCCGCGCCTCGCTGCGCGACGGCTGA
- a CDS encoding ABC transporter substrate-binding protein: MKTMMTRSLLAMGFASLGLAGLGLAGLAATTAQAQEATFVMTARLVGAPTYNPTKATKLNTATTLIFDRLVVQDADQSFHGQLASSWEASPDGMQWTFKLKPGVKFHNGEPFNARTIEWWVPQFKGTENAFTVEAIERVEVVDDLTVRFHMKRPDPNLLFNLATSFMCIPEPKSYTALGDSFGVTDAIGTGPYKMQQFSVGQQTVLVRNDDYAWASDLSANRGPAKFKKLTFREIAEESTAYLELKTGGADMLVNVPTDFLPRIQADKAVKLVTLPGNELVYMPINTSVEPFTDVKLREATAFAVNQKEILTSLYGGNGAAADTFLIASLKESQVEPKYKISYDPERSRKLFDAAGWKAGPDGIRVKDGKRLEVKLWTQNGTEFKRLVEIVQAQLKAVGMQADISIIDAGSINAQYRKKTEHQLAIRAYQWTNADIVDWFFAAKRAGYPNVSMFNDPEAERLNDIAMNKSKSWDERVANFTRYHEYVLSQYAFAPIYQPAQSLAYGKRIVLPQEIRGTGLYGPTMLDIAPAN; encoded by the coding sequence ATGAAGACGATGATGACACGCAGCCTGCTGGCCATGGGTTTCGCGAGCTTGGGCCTCGCAGGCTTGGGCCTCGCAGGCCTGGCCGCAACCACCGCGCAGGCGCAGGAGGCGACCTTCGTGATGACCGCGCGCCTCGTCGGCGCGCCGACCTACAATCCGACCAAGGCGACCAAGCTCAATACGGCGACGACGCTGATCTTCGACCGTCTGGTCGTGCAGGACGCCGACCAGAGCTTCCATGGCCAGCTCGCCTCCTCCTGGGAAGCCAGCCCCGACGGCATGCAATGGACCTTCAAGCTCAAGCCCGGCGTCAAGTTCCACAATGGCGAGCCGTTCAACGCCCGGACGATCGAATGGTGGGTGCCGCAGTTCAAGGGCACCGAGAACGCCTTCACCGTGGAGGCGATCGAGCGTGTCGAGGTCGTCGACGATTTGACCGTGCGCTTCCACATGAAGCGCCCCGACCCGAACCTGCTGTTCAACCTCGCCACATCCTTCATGTGCATTCCCGAGCCGAAATCCTACACGGCGCTCGGCGACAGCTTCGGCGTGACCGATGCCATCGGCACCGGCCCCTACAAGATGCAGCAATTCAGCGTCGGCCAGCAGACCGTGCTGGTGCGCAATGACGACTATGCCTGGGCGTCCGACCTCTCGGCCAATCGCGGGCCGGCCAAGTTCAAGAAGCTGACCTTCCGCGAAATCGCCGAGGAATCGACCGCCTATCTCGAATTGAAGACCGGCGGCGCCGATATGCTGGTCAATGTCCCGACCGACTTCCTGCCGCGCATCCAGGCCGACAAGGCGGTGAAGCTCGTCACCCTTCCCGGCAATGAGCTGGTCTATATGCCGATCAACACCAGCGTCGAGCCGTTCACCGACGTCAAGCTGCGCGAGGCCACCGCCTTCGCCGTCAACCAGAAGGAGATCCTGACCAGCCTCTATGGCGGTAATGGCGCGGCGGCGGACACCTTCCTGATCGCCTCGCTGAAGGAGTCGCAGGTCGAGCCGAAATACAAGATCTCCTACGACCCGGAGCGCTCGAGAAAACTCTTCGACGCAGCCGGCTGGAAGGCAGGCCCTGACGGCATCCGCGTCAAGGACGGCAAGCGCCTCGAGGTCAAGCTCTGGACCCAGAACGGCACCGAGTTCAAGCGCCTCGTCGAGATCGTCCAGGCTCAGCTCAAGGCTGTCGGCATGCAGGCCGATATCAGCATCATCGATGCCGGCTCGATCAATGCGCAGTACCGCAAGAAGACCGAGCACCAGCTCGCGATCCGCGCCTATCAGTGGACCAATGCCGACATCGTCGACTGGTTCTTCGCGGCCAAGCGCGCCGGCTACCCCAATGTCTCGATGTTCAACGACCCGGAGGCGGAGCGGCTGAACGACATCGCGATGAACAAGTCCAAGAGCTGGGACGAGCGCGTCGCGAACTTCACCCGCTATCATGAATATGTGCTGTCGCAGTACGCCTTCGCGCCGATCTACCAGCCGGCGCAGAGCCTGGCCTATGGCAAGCGCATCGTGCTGCCGCAGGAGATCCGCGGCACCGGGCTCTACGGGCCGACCATGCTCGACATTGCTCCGGCAAACTGA
- a CDS encoding ABC transporter permease — MLQFAIRRLAMLIPVFLAVSLVIFMIIHLVPGDPLEHLIQVGSSPEQRARMIARYGLDQPLLVQYGRWLAKLVTGDLGDAIVMRQPVARLIAENMPHSLALGGAALIFSTTVGIVTGVLAASFRDSLFDRAVMGFILLGSTLPSFWLALLMILMFAVQFEWFPVSGARSWDALVLPALTIGIGGTALIARVTRAAMIEIAGRDFVRVLQAKGLPFWRIQLRHVLQQAMLPVMTILGLRIGWILGGAVTVEYVFARPGLGSLLITALGQRDYPLVQGCLLMLAIAVMLGTLLGDLAQAALDPRLREAMGAR, encoded by the coding sequence TTGCTGCAATTCGCGATCCGGCGGCTCGCCATGCTGATACCGGTGTTCCTCGCCGTCTCGCTGGTGATCTTCATGATCATCCACCTCGTCCCGGGTGATCCGCTGGAGCATCTGATCCAGGTCGGCTCCTCGCCCGAGCAGCGGGCGCGGATGATCGCCCGCTACGGCCTCGACCAGCCGCTGCTCGTGCAGTACGGGCGCTGGCTCGCCAAACTCGTCACGGGCGATCTCGGCGACGCCATCGTGATGCGCCAGCCGGTCGCGCGGCTGATCGCGGAGAACATGCCGCACAGCCTGGCGCTCGGCGGCGCGGCGCTGATCTTCTCCACCACGGTGGGGATCGTCACCGGCGTGCTCGCCGCCTCCTTCCGCGACAGCCTGTTCGACCGGGCGGTGATGGGCTTCATCCTGCTCGGCTCGACGCTGCCGAGCTTCTGGCTGGCGCTGCTGATGATCCTGATGTTTGCCGTGCAGTTCGAATGGTTCCCGGTTTCCGGCGCGCGCAGCTGGGACGCGCTGGTCCTGCCGGCGCTGACCATCGGCATCGGCGGCACGGCGCTGATCGCCCGCGTCACCCGCGCCGCGATGATCGAGATCGCCGGCCGCGATTTCGTGCGGGTGCTCCAGGCCAAGGGCCTGCCGTTCTGGCGCATCCAGCTGCGCCATGTGCTCCAGCAGGCGATGCTGCCGGTGATGACGATCCTGGGCCTGCGCATCGGCTGGATCCTCGGCGGCGCCGTCACCGTGGAATATGTCTTCGCCCGGCCGGGCCTCGGCTCGCTGCTGATCACCGCGCTCGGCCAGCGCGACTATCCGCTAGTGCAGGGCTGCCTGCTGATGCTCGCCATCGCGGTGATGCTCGGCACGCTGCTCGGCGACCTGGCTCAGGCGGCGCTCGATCCGCGCCTGCGCGAAGCCATGGGTGCGAGATGA